In one window of Tubulanus polymorphus chromosome 3, tnTubPoly1.2, whole genome shotgun sequence DNA:
- the LOC141902295 gene encoding uncharacterized protein LOC141902295, whose translation MLARPEPVFFEKPQICPTTKQYEPLTPEPISPLHDPHFWPANLTNPYMALNLRLQQQLQMHAIQERMRLSPPSGHGYPPHPFPAYPNGYLPPPPMIPMSRSPPQLSPPPEHMFHHHMDPRLTEQAMTRISPPKQATRTDQDVSKLPFSVESLTADLKTNDKKRKREGDAPRYQCEACNKSYSTFSGLSKHKQFHCLSQVKKQFNCKYCEKTYVSLGALKMHIRTHTLPCKCKLCGKAFSRPWLLQGHIRTHTGEKPFQCTHCGRAFADRSNLRAHLQTHSDIKKYSCKSCSKTFSRMSLLLKHEDGGCAGMQMSQHTISV comes from the coding sequence ATGTTGGCCAGACCAGAACCTGTATTCTTCGAAAAACCACAGATTTGTCCAACGACCAAACAATACGAACCATTGACACCGGAGCCGATCTCGCCACTACACGATCCTCACTTTTGGCCGGCTAATCTGACTAACCCGTATATGGCTTTGAACCTGCGCTTACAACAGCAGTTACAGATGCACGCGATACAAGAAAGAATGCGACTATCACCGCCATCTGGGCACGGCTACCCTCCTCATCCGTTCCCCGCTTATCCGAACGGGTATCTACCCCCACCGCCGATGATACCGATGTCTCGTTCACCACCGCAGTTGTCGCCGCCGCCTGAGCACATGTTCCATCATCATATGGACCCTCGTTTAACCGAACAGGCGATGACTCGTATCTCACCGCCGAAACAAGCTACGCGCACAGACCAGGACGTTAGCAAACTACCGTTCAGCGTCGAATCTTTGACCGCTGATTTAAAAACGAACGATAAAAAACGCAAAAGAGAAGGAGACGCTCCGCGATACCAATGCGAGGCGTGTAATAAAAGTTATTCAACATTCAGCGGACTTTCGAAACACAAACAATTCCACTGTTTGTCACAAgtgaaaaaacaattcaacTGCAAATACTGCGAGAAGACCTACGTATCTTTGGGTGCGCTGAAAATGCACATCCGGACTCACACTTTACCGTGTAAATGCAAGCTATGCGGAAAAGCGTTCAGTAGACCGTGGTTGTTACAAGGACACATTCGCACGCACACAGGCGAAAAACCGTTCCAGTGCACGCATTGCGGCCGTGCGTTCGCAGACAGATCAAACCTACGCGCTCATTTACAAACACATTCTGACATTAAAAAGTATAGCTGTAAAAGTTGCAGTAAAACATTCTCGCGAATGTCTCTTTTGTTGAAACACGAAGACGGTGGCTGCGCGGGCATGCAGATGTCACAGCACACGATATCCGTGTAA